A genomic region of Amphiura filiformis chromosome 6, Afil_fr2py, whole genome shotgun sequence contains the following coding sequences:
- the LOC140154221 gene encoding uncharacterized protein — MMQSSSSEDVTVEVLKTKRGGKLFPFNKKTEKEEKSTKKKSDKQDKKARQVQAVKPVAKVVSPKNKRESFPEDLFPEVSSISGSVSKGTVPEKPVKSVTTGLKAEDIGTESKQQPTPPTPLSPKRVLSLKTRIFGDSKGSKPSKPARGHIEPSQTVWMQSDITDSNNFVLLYNPDQQTFFRSILRNIFFVYYFLSSWITLK; from the exons ATGATGCAGTCTTCAAGTTCAGAGGATGTTACGGTGGAAGTACTCAAAACCAAGCGAGGAGGAAAACT GTTCCCTTTCAATAAGAAGACGGAAAAAGAAGAAAAGTCAACCAAGAAGAAATCCGATAAGCAGGACAAGAAAGCCAGACAGGTGCAAGCAGTGAAGCCTGTGGCAAAAGTTGTATCACCTAAGAACAAAAGGGAATCATTTCCTGAAGATCTTTTCCCAGAGGTCTCCAGCATCAGCGGGAGCGTCAGCAAGGGCACCGTTCCAGAAAAGCCTGTCAAGAGTGTAACAACTGGGTTGAAGGCGGAAGACATAGGGACG GAATCAAAACAACAACCTACACCACCAACACCTCTCTCACCAAAAAGGGTATTGTCATTGAAGACCCGTATCTTTGGAGATTCGAAGGGCAGCAAACCATCCAAGCCTGCGAGAGGACACATAGAGCCATCTCAAACAGTCTGGATGCAATCAGACATCACAGATTCCAACAATTTCGTCTTACTTTATAACCCAGATCAACAAACTTTCTTCCGATCAATCCTGAGAAACATTTTCTTCGTCTATTACTTCTTGTCATCGTGGATTACACTTAAGTAA